From a single Streptomyces misionensis genomic region:
- a CDS encoding PP2C family protein-serine/threonine phosphatase, whose product MTYERHRRRRLCGQGYAWLLPLLLLVGIVLLDFNTDAEYRFVSWIVLVPGIAAAICGVRTTACFCVVSLVAYVLVDNAWPNQYRAGFADFLLVALGGALATVVSALRVRQERHMLRMEDVAAATVRAVLRPLPERWAGLEQAGAYFPADVEAQVGGDFYDIQPGPYGTRVLVGDVQGKGTGAVEAAAALLGSFREAGYYEKDLGTVAERLEIRMLRLRIHATAIGRRDGDRFATAVLVAFSRVAPDTVEIVNFGHEAPLVVGPRGVRELSCGDGLPVGLSDLVGGLPPVHQVPLAEDETLLLVTDGVTEARDRHGEFYDLVGDVAEAVVADPCCAEPERLVRRVHDGVRRHSGGVLADDTTIFAVRRLPVGDEGPRTAVFPGWNSGRWLPERVWAGDDPERGSSAS is encoded by the coding sequence ATGACGTACGAGCGGCACCGCCGGCGGCGGCTCTGCGGGCAGGGTTACGCCTGGCTGCTGCCGCTGCTGCTGCTCGTCGGCATCGTGCTGCTGGACTTCAACACCGACGCGGAGTACCGGTTCGTCTCCTGGATCGTGCTGGTGCCCGGCATCGCCGCCGCGATCTGCGGGGTGCGCACCACGGCCTGCTTCTGCGTGGTCTCGCTGGTGGCGTACGTGCTGGTGGACAACGCCTGGCCGAACCAGTACCGGGCGGGCTTCGCCGACTTCCTCCTGGTCGCGCTCGGCGGTGCGCTGGCCACGGTGGTCTCGGCCCTGCGGGTGCGGCAGGAGCGGCACATGCTGCGCATGGAGGACGTCGCGGCGGCCACGGTACGGGCCGTGCTGCGCCCGCTGCCCGAGCGCTGGGCGGGCCTCGAACAGGCGGGCGCGTACTTCCCCGCCGACGTGGAGGCGCAGGTCGGAGGCGATTTCTATGACATCCAGCCCGGGCCGTACGGCACCCGGGTGCTGGTCGGGGACGTCCAGGGCAAGGGGACGGGCGCGGTGGAGGCGGCCGCCGCGCTGCTCGGCAGTTTCCGGGAGGCGGGCTACTACGAGAAGGACCTCGGGACGGTCGCCGAGCGCCTGGAGATCCGGATGCTGCGGCTGCGGATCCACGCCACCGCGATCGGCCGCCGCGACGGTGACCGGTTCGCCACCGCGGTGCTGGTCGCCTTCTCCCGGGTCGCCCCCGACACGGTCGAGATCGTCAACTTCGGGCACGAGGCGCCGCTCGTGGTCGGCCCGCGCGGGGTGCGCGAGCTGTCCTGCGGGGACGGGCTGCCGGTCGGCCTGAGCGACCTGGTCGGCGGGCTGCCGCCGGTGCACCAGGTGCCGCTGGCCGAGGACGAGACGCTGCTGCTGGTCACGGACGGGGTGACCGAGGCCCGGGACCGCCACGGCGAGTTCTACGACCTGGTCGGCGACGTCGCCGAAGCCGTCGTGGCCGATCCGTGCTGCGCCGAGCCCGAGCGCCTGGTGCGCCGTGTCCACGACGGTGTCCGGCGGCACAGCGGGGGCGTGCTGGCGGACGACACCACGATCTTCGCGGTGCGCCGCCTCCCGGTCGGCGACGAAGGACCGCGGACGGCGGTGTTCCCGGGGTGGAACAGCGGGAGATGGCTGCCGGAGCGGGTGTGGGCGGGCGACGACCCCGAACGGGGAAGTTCGGCGTCCTGA
- a CDS encoding PLP-dependent aminotransferase family protein, translating to MNDFRRIADRIAADIASGRLRPGQRLPPQRAFARRHGLAPSTAGRVYAELVRRGLVVGEVGRGTFVRATAPDGQPGHALTEAAAGAPPVNLELNYPEAAGQSEALARSLAPLLRPDALGDALRPAGAAGTPAAREAFAALLDEGGVRADPARILFTGNGRQAIAAALASLARPGDRVGVEPLTYPLVKEIAGRLGLSLVPLAMDEEGVRPQSVATVHRTAPLAALYLQPTLHNPTALTMGAPRRAELADVVHRLGIPVVEDRIWSFLEPGPHRVPPLAALAPDLVHLVDGLSKRVAPGLTVGFVVVPRGRGEAVARAVRAGGWNAGGFALAAAVRWLAEGTVDRLVAAKRRDAARRQRLVAEKLAGFAVRSDPAAGFAWWQLPAPWRADTFTAAAREHGIAVTPGTAFSVGPGRAPDAVRLGLGSVPEPVLARALETLATVARGGRGADSGSARW from the coding sequence ATGAACGACTTTCGGCGGATCGCCGACCGGATAGCCGCCGACATCGCGAGCGGGCGGCTGCGGCCGGGGCAGCGGCTGCCGCCGCAGCGTGCCTTCGCGCGGCGGCACGGGCTCGCGCCCTCCACGGCGGGGCGGGTGTACGCCGAACTCGTGCGCCGGGGGCTGGTGGTGGGCGAGGTCGGGCGGGGCACCTTCGTGCGGGCCACCGCCCCGGACGGACAGCCGGGACACGCACTGACCGAGGCGGCGGCCGGGGCACCGCCGGTGAACCTGGAGCTGAACTACCCGGAGGCGGCGGGGCAGTCGGAGGCGCTGGCCCGGTCGCTCGCGCCGCTGCTGCGGCCGGACGCGCTCGGGGATGCGCTGCGGCCGGCCGGGGCCGCCGGTACGCCGGCCGCGCGGGAGGCGTTCGCCGCGCTGCTCGACGAGGGCGGGGTGCGCGCCGACCCGGCGCGGATCCTGTTCACCGGCAACGGCCGGCAGGCGATCGCCGCCGCGCTCGCCTCGCTGGCCCGCCCCGGCGACCGGGTCGGGGTGGAGCCGCTCACCTATCCGCTGGTCAAGGAGATCGCCGGCCGGCTCGGGCTGAGTCTGGTGCCGCTCGCCATGGACGAGGAGGGCGTCCGCCCGCAGTCCGTCGCCACCGTCCACCGCACCGCGCCGCTGGCCGCCCTCTACCTCCAGCCGACCCTGCACAACCCGACCGCGCTGACCATGGGCGCACCCCGGCGGGCCGAGCTGGCGGACGTCGTCCACAGGCTGGGGATACCGGTCGTCGAGGACCGGATCTGGTCCTTCCTGGAGCCGGGGCCGCACCGGGTCCCGCCGCTGGCCGCGCTCGCGCCGGACCTCGTCCACCTCGTGGACGGGCTGTCCAAGCGGGTCGCGCCCGGTCTCACCGTCGGGTTCGTCGTCGTACCGCGGGGGCGGGGCGAGGCGGTGGCGCGGGCCGTCCGGGCCGGGGGGTGGAACGCGGGCGGGTTCGCGCTGGCGGCGGCCGTGCGCTGGCTCGCCGAGGGAACCGTGGACCGGCTGGTGGCCGCCAAGCGGCGGGACGCGGCGCGCCGGCAGCGGCTGGTCGCCGAGAAGCTGGCCGGCTTCGCGGTGCGCTCCGACCCGGCCGCCGGTTTCGCCTGGTGGCAGCTGCCCGCGCCGTGGCGCGCGGACACCTTCACGGCGGCCGCGCGCGAACACGGGATCGCGGTCACGCCCGGTACGGCCTTCTCGGTGGGGCCCGGCCGCGCCCCGGACGCGGTCAGGCTTGGGCTCGGTTCGGTTCCGGAGCCGGTGCTGGCGCGGGCTCTGGAGACCCTCGCCACCGTCGCACGAGGCGGGCGGGGCGCAGATTCCGGGTCAGCCAGGTGGTGA
- a CDS encoding tetratricopeptide repeat protein, translating to MRERDDPGTVGRRVQRLRAQRGLTQRQLAEPAYTPAYISTLEAGRVRASDEALRHIADRLGVSFEELALGRPAHLATELRLRLTEAQRLLADGRAEEAAARYADLLAEAEAHALVPEQAAALLGLGECALETGALTDARAHFERAEEQLADASPAARAPAVRGRAVAHYLAGELRYAVYLLETTLDELNRGGLHDPDALLLLYASAIGPYLDMGAHARAAQAAEFALALAPRSGDPALIARMHRSVARTLLAEGRAAEADASLAKAAELYRQLSLRTELAHCHWMRGYVHAQNNHLEAAETELRQALDMLSQTRAALYRSQAAVELADVLHRRGRSAEAAELLEGVLGDFSSERGAVHAAAAHRLLGIIAEDGRDTESAEEHYVRALSLLERAGAAGDLADLCRLLGDLLRRTGRVEAALDAYRTGLGHRAAPGTTTLGPAPAQPPL from the coding sequence GTGCGGGAAAGGGACGATCCGGGAACGGTGGGACGACGGGTGCAGCGGTTGCGCGCCCAGCGCGGGCTCACCCAGCGGCAACTGGCGGAGCCGGCCTACACCCCGGCGTACATCTCCACCCTGGAGGCGGGCCGGGTGCGCGCCTCCGACGAGGCGCTGCGGCACATCGCGGACCGGCTCGGCGTGAGCTTCGAGGAACTGGCGCTGGGCCGCCCCGCCCACCTCGCCACGGAGCTGCGGCTGCGGCTGACCGAGGCGCAGCGGCTGCTGGCCGACGGCCGGGCCGAGGAGGCGGCGGCGCGCTACGCGGACCTGCTGGCCGAGGCGGAGGCGCACGCACTCGTCCCCGAACAGGCCGCCGCGCTGCTGGGACTTGGCGAATGCGCGCTGGAGACGGGCGCGTTGACGGATGCCCGGGCCCACTTCGAGCGGGCCGAGGAACAGCTCGCCGACGCCTCCCCGGCGGCCCGCGCCCCCGCCGTGCGCGGCCGCGCGGTCGCCCACTACCTGGCCGGTGAACTCCGGTACGCCGTCTACCTGCTGGAGACCACCCTCGACGAACTCAACCGGGGCGGCCTGCACGACCCGGACGCGCTGCTGCTCCTGTACGCCAGCGCCATCGGCCCCTACCTGGACATGGGCGCGCACGCCCGTGCCGCCCAGGCCGCCGAGTTCGCCCTCGCGCTCGCCCCGCGCTCCGGCGACCCTGCGCTGATCGCCCGGATGCACCGCTCGGTGGCCCGCACCCTGCTCGCCGAGGGCCGCGCCGCCGAGGCCGACGCCTCCCTCGCCAAGGCGGCCGAGTTGTACCGCCAGCTCAGCCTGCGCACCGAACTGGCGCACTGCCACTGGATGCGCGGCTACGTCCACGCGCAGAACAACCACCTGGAGGCCGCGGAGACGGAGCTGCGGCAGGCGCTGGACATGCTGTCGCAGACCCGGGCCGCCCTCTACCGCAGCCAGGCCGCGGTGGAACTCGCCGATGTGCTGCACCGGCGCGGCCGGTCCGCGGAGGCCGCGGAGCTGCTGGAGGGAGTGCTGGGCGACTTCTCCTCCGAGCGCGGCGCCGTGCACGCCGCCGCCGCGCACCGGCTGCTCGGCATCATCGCCGAGGACGGCCGTGACACCGAGTCCGCCGAGGAGCACTACGTGCGCGCCCTCAGCCTGCTGGAACGCGCGGGCGCCGCCGGCGACCTGGCCGACCTGTGCCGCCTCCTCGGCGATCTGCTGCGCCGTACCGGACGGGTCGAGGCCGCCCTGGACGCCTACCGCACCGGACTCGGCCACCGCGCCGCCCCGGGCACCACGACGCTGGGCCCCGCACCGGCGCAGCCGCCGCTCTGA
- a CDS encoding amidohydrolase: MTSAAARTALDLTADLPVASLEDLYRDLHRHPELSLREHRTAGKLAGRLADAGFETAEGVGGTGVVGRLANGDGPTVLLRADMDALPVPEATGLPYASTTDGVMHACGHDLHVTWLAGAAAALARGRDTWRGTLLVVGQPAEETGQGARRMLADGLYERFGRPDVLLGQHAAPGPAGLYPHAPGLIMSAATDVDIVVYGRGGHGSRPEATVDPVVTAAYLVTRLQTVVSREVAAGESAVLTVGRIEAGTRHNIIPGEARIALNLRTQSEAVRQRMLAAIRRIAQGECLAAGCPREPDVTLGNTFPVTVNDADTDRTVAAVHGEVFGAGTVFDPGPAMGSEDFPEFSLNSAIPYSYWFVTTTPADVWDRSSGDTLAEKLAAVPSNHSPHFAPDPATVAPGVRTLVSGALALLSEA; encoded by the coding sequence ATGACCTCTGCCGCCGCCCGCACCGCGCTGGACCTCACCGCCGACCTCCCGGTCGCCAGCCTGGAGGACCTCTACCGCGATCTGCACCGCCACCCCGAGCTGTCCCTGCGCGAACACCGCACCGCCGGCAAGCTGGCCGGCCGGCTGGCGGACGCGGGGTTCGAGACGGCCGAGGGCGTCGGCGGCACCGGTGTCGTGGGCCGGCTGGCCAACGGCGACGGCCCGACCGTGCTGCTGCGCGCCGACATGGACGCGCTGCCGGTCCCGGAGGCGACCGGGCTGCCGTACGCCTCCACCACGGACGGGGTGATGCACGCCTGCGGCCACGATCTGCACGTCACCTGGCTGGCCGGGGCCGCGGCCGCGCTGGCGCGGGGGCGGGACACCTGGCGCGGCACGCTGCTGGTGGTGGGGCAGCCCGCCGAGGAGACCGGGCAGGGCGCCCGGCGGATGCTGGCGGACGGGCTGTACGAGCGGTTCGGGCGGCCCGACGTGCTGCTCGGCCAGCACGCGGCGCCGGGCCCGGCGGGGCTGTACCCGCACGCGCCGGGGCTGATCATGTCCGCCGCGACGGACGTGGACATCGTGGTGTACGGCAGGGGCGGGCACGGCTCGCGCCCGGAGGCGACGGTGGACCCGGTGGTGACCGCCGCCTACCTCGTCACCCGGCTGCAGACGGTGGTCTCCCGGGAGGTCGCGGCGGGCGAGTCCGCGGTGCTGACGGTGGGCCGGATCGAGGCGGGCACCCGGCACAACATCATCCCCGGCGAGGCGCGCATCGCGCTCAACCTGCGCACCCAGTCCGAGGCGGTACGGCAGCGGATGCTGGCCGCGATCCGGCGCATCGCCCAGGGCGAGTGCCTGGCCGCCGGCTGCCCCCGCGAGCCCGACGTCACCCTCGGCAACACCTTCCCGGTGACCGTGAACGACGCGGACACCGACCGGACCGTGGCCGCCGTGCACGGCGAGGTCTTCGGCGCGGGCACGGTGTTCGACCCGGGCCCGGCGATGGGCAGCGAGGACTTCCCGGAGTTCTCGCTGAACAGCGCCATCCCCTACTCGTACTGGTTCGTCACCACCACGCCCGCCGACGTCTGGGACCGCTCCTCCGGCGACACCCTCGCCGAGAAGCTGGCCGCCGTGCCCAGCAACCACAGCCCCCACTTCGCCCCCGACCCGGCCACGGTCGCCCCGGGCGTGCGGACCCTGGTGTCGGGGGCCCTGGCGCTGCTGTCGGAGGCGTGA
- a CDS encoding alpha/beta fold hydrolase — translation MPPYLAFTDKCHDSASAGCPLVLIHGHPFDRTMWDPQVAEFSAGRRVVAPDLRGYGASPVTPGKVPLSRHAEDVAELLDFLGVDTFVLAGLSMGGQIAMECHDRFGDRIRGLVLADTFAEPETPEGVRNRNAMADRLLAEGMRGYADEVLDRMIAPYARAEVKAHVHGMMTATAPRGAAASLRGRAERPDYRGLLTRVAVPALVVVGADDTYTPVADAESLARLLPDSTLEVVEGAAHLPNLERPEEFNRVLGDFLARVDGAP, via the coding sequence ATGCCCCCGTACCTCGCGTTCACCGACAAATGCCATGATTCCGCTTCCGCCGGCTGCCCCCTGGTGCTGATCCACGGGCACCCCTTCGACCGCACGATGTGGGACCCGCAGGTGGCGGAGTTCTCCGCCGGCCGCCGGGTCGTCGCCCCCGACCTGCGCGGCTACGGCGCCTCACCGGTCACTCCCGGCAAGGTCCCGCTCTCCCGCCACGCCGAGGACGTGGCCGAACTCCTCGACTTCCTGGGCGTGGACACCTTCGTGCTGGCCGGGCTGTCGATGGGCGGCCAGATCGCCATGGAGTGCCACGACCGCTTCGGCGACCGGATCCGGGGACTGGTCCTCGCGGACACCTTCGCCGAGCCGGAGACCCCCGAGGGCGTACGGAACCGCAACGCGATGGCGGACCGGCTGCTCGCGGAGGGGATGCGCGGCTACGCCGACGAGGTGCTGGACCGCATGATCGCGCCGTACGCCCGCGCGGAGGTCAAGGCGCACGTCCACGGCATGATGACCGCGACGGCCCCGCGGGGCGCGGCGGCGTCCCTGCGCGGGCGGGCCGAACGCCCCGACTACCGGGGCCTGCTGACACGGGTGGCGGTCCCCGCGCTGGTGGTGGTGGGTGCCGACGACACCTACACGCCCGTCGCCGACGCCGAGTCCCTGGCGCGATTGCTCCCCGACTCCACCCTGGAGGTCGTCGAAGGGGCGGCCCATCTGCCCAATCTGGAGCGGCCCGAGGAGTTCAACCGGGTGCTGGGGGATTTCCTGGCACGCGTCGACGGTGCGCCGTGA
- a CDS encoding VWA domain-containing protein, translated as MGILTLLRNAFGRSRKSRAAEAEGATAQPSAAPAQSVESVEPVEPVAAEPAPAVPEPRDPVAPEPTATVPEPRDSSAGEHELVSAAFDKVRVPNPSTPADDAPDASTTETDTGVGAKGDAESEAKAEAEVDAVAGAEAEDDAEAGTQADTDTDTEAKADAPVEDDAVAEAERETEAEADAEAEADAVTAAEGESEPTGETEAEVTAEAEADTEAAEPEADAETSAEAQVEEAPTAEPAPAPEAPAEEVAPENVDAPAAMPEASEAEAAPAEPTQTADAESVTETEASSEPATEEEPAAAEPEAAATAEAEPTEETAAEAEAVPASEAAPAETEPEPAAAEAEPAAAEPEAATTEAAAPAQENATPDAETEPETEAAPAETEPEPAAAETEPEAAPAETASEAAPAEPAPAQEAVASDSEPAGPTEPVAPEAPADDAGRAAATPLPAVQAAAPALATAYTAAVEPLAKTDLTGTRAKLYLVLDRSASMRPYYKDGSAQALADQALALAAHLDPETTVHTVFFSTEVDGTTELTLAPDHATRIDDVHAGLGRMGRTSYHAAVEAVLAHYDEHVAPGTPALVVFQTDGAPDAKTPATQALVAAAESHPTVFFSFVAFGEHDNKAFDYLRKLKTPNTAFFHAGPTPAS; from the coding sequence ATGGGCATTCTCACTCTCCTGCGGAACGCATTCGGCCGCTCACGCAAGTCCCGAGCCGCCGAGGCAGAGGGTGCGACGGCCCAACCCTCGGCCGCGCCGGCGCAGTCGGTCGAATCGGTGGAGCCGGTGGAGCCGGTTGCGGCCGAGCCGGCGCCGGCGGTCCCGGAACCCCGCGACCCGGTCGCTCCCGAGCCGACGGCGACGGTCCCCGAGCCCCGCGACTCCTCCGCCGGCGAACACGAGCTGGTGTCCGCCGCCTTCGACAAGGTCCGGGTACCGAACCCCTCGACCCCGGCGGACGACGCACCCGACGCGTCGACCACCGAGACGGACACGGGGGTCGGGGCCAAGGGTGACGCCGAGTCCGAGGCGAAGGCGGAGGCCGAGGTCGACGCCGTTGCCGGGGCGGAGGCGGAGGACGACGCCGAGGCAGGTACGCAGGCCGACACCGACACCGACACCGAGGCGAAGGCGGACGCGCCTGTCGAGGACGACGCCGTTGCCGAGGCCGAGCGGGAGACCGAGGCGGAGGCCGACGCCGAGGCCGAGGCGGACGCCGTGACGGCTGCCGAGGGCGAGTCCGAGCCGACCGGCGAGACCGAGGCGGAGGTGACCGCTGAGGCGGAGGCCGACACCGAGGCGGCGGAACCCGAGGCCGACGCCGAGACCAGCGCCGAGGCGCAGGTCGAAGAAGCACCGACGGCGGAACCCGCACCGGCGCCGGAAGCACCGGCGGAGGAGGTGGCCCCGGAAAACGTGGACGCCCCGGCGGCCATGCCTGAGGCGTCGGAGGCCGAGGCCGCCCCCGCGGAGCCGACGCAGACCGCGGACGCGGAGTCGGTCACCGAGACCGAGGCGTCTTCGGAGCCGGCCACCGAGGAGGAGCCCGCCGCGGCCGAGCCGGAAGCGGCGGCCACCGCCGAAGCCGAGCCCACCGAGGAGACCGCCGCCGAGGCCGAAGCCGTTCCGGCGTCGGAGGCCGCACCCGCCGAGACGGAACCGGAGCCGGCAGCCGCCGAAGCCGAGCCCGCCGCGGCCGAGCCGGAAGCGGCGACCACCGAAGCCGCCGCGCCCGCCCAGGAAAACGCCACCCCCGACGCCGAGACCGAGCCGGAGACGGAAGCCGCACCCGCCGAGACGGAACCGGAGCCCGCAGCCGCCGAAACCGAGCCGGAGGCGGCACCCGCCGAGACGGCCTCCGAAGCCGCACCCGCGGAGCCCGCGCCCGCCCAGGAAGCCGTCGCCTCCGACAGCGAGCCCGCCGGGCCCACCGAGCCGGTCGCACCGGAGGCACCCGCCGACGATGCCGGTCGCGCCGCCGCCACTCCCCTCCCCGCCGTCCAGGCCGCCGCCCCCGCCCTCGCCACGGCCTACACCGCCGCCGTCGAGCCGCTCGCGAAGACCGACCTCACCGGAACCCGCGCGAAGCTCTACCTCGTGCTGGACCGCTCCGCCAGCATGCGGCCGTACTACAAGGACGGCTCCGCGCAGGCCCTCGCCGACCAGGCCCTCGCCCTCGCGGCCCACCTGGACCCCGAGACCACGGTCCACACCGTCTTCTTCTCCACCGAGGTCGACGGCACCACCGAGCTGACCCTCGCCCCGGACCACGCGACGAGGATCGACGACGTCCACGCGGGCCTCGGCCGGATGGGCCGGACCAGCTACCACGCCGCCGTGGAAGCCGTACTCGCCCACTACGACGAGCACGTCGCCCCCGGCACGCCTGCGCTGGTGGTGTTCCAGACCGACGGCGCCCCGGACGCCAAGACGCCCGCGACCCAGGCCCTCGTCGCCGCGGCGGAGAGCCACCCCACGGTCTTCTTCTCCTTCGTCGCGTTCGGTGAGCACGACAACAAGGCGTTCGACTACCTGCGCAAGCTGAAGACCCCCAACACCGCCTTCTTCCACGCGGGCCCCACCCCCGCGAGCTGA
- the metG gene encoding methionine--tRNA ligase: protein MARHLITSALPYINGIKHLGNMVGSMLPADVYSRYLRQRGHDVLYICATDEHGTPAELAAKEQGLPVAEFCAQAHDAQKAVYDGFALAFDYFGRSSSPENREITQHFARKLNENGFIEERAIRQVYSPADGRFLPDRYVEGTCPHCGYDKARGDQCENCTRVLDPTDLINPRSAISGSTDLEVRETKHLFLLQSKLQHEVEEWVARHEADWPQLAASIARKWLTEGLHDRAITRDLDWGVPVPADTWPELAAEGKVFYVWFDAPVEYIGATKEWADQDPDNRDWKSWWYDVDTQVRYTEFMAKDNVPFHTVMFPATELGVREPWKKVDYVKAFNWLTYYGGKFSTSQKRGVFTDQALDILPADYWRYFLIANAPESDDSSFTWEHFTATVNKDLADTLGNFVNRVLSFSRKRFGDEVPAGGEPGEAEAKLGEEIATLLAEYESQMEALQFRKAAAALRALWSAGNSYLEEKAPWLEIKTDKDGAALTLRTAMNLIHLYAVVSEPLIPATSAAMRGAFDLPADTATWVTSDEAKALASVPSGTPFTVPPVLFAKLTDEDLATYKERFGGQEG from the coding sequence ATGGCTCGACACCTCATCACCAGCGCCCTTCCGTACATCAACGGGATCAAGCACCTGGGCAACATGGTGGGGTCCATGCTCCCGGCGGACGTGTACTCCCGGTACCTCCGCCAGCGCGGCCACGACGTCCTCTACATCTGCGCCACCGACGAGCACGGCACCCCCGCAGAGCTGGCAGCCAAGGAGCAGGGCCTGCCGGTGGCCGAGTTCTGCGCGCAGGCGCACGACGCCCAGAAGGCCGTCTACGACGGCTTCGCGCTGGCCTTCGACTACTTCGGCCGCAGCTCCAGCCCGGAGAACCGCGAGATCACCCAGCACTTCGCCCGCAAGCTGAACGAGAACGGCTTCATCGAGGAGCGGGCGATCCGCCAGGTCTACAGCCCGGCCGACGGCCGGTTCCTGCCGGACCGCTACGTCGAGGGCACCTGCCCGCACTGCGGCTACGACAAGGCCCGCGGCGACCAGTGCGAGAACTGCACCCGCGTGCTGGACCCGACCGACCTGATCAACCCGCGCAGCGCGATCTCCGGCTCCACGGACCTGGAGGTCCGCGAGACCAAGCACCTCTTCCTGCTCCAGTCCAAGCTCCAGCACGAGGTCGAGGAGTGGGTGGCCCGGCATGAGGCCGACTGGCCGCAGCTGGCCGCCTCGATCGCCCGCAAGTGGCTGACCGAGGGCCTGCACGACCGGGCGATCACCCGTGACCTGGACTGGGGCGTCCCTGTCCCGGCGGACACCTGGCCGGAGCTGGCGGCCGAGGGCAAGGTCTTCTACGTCTGGTTCGACGCCCCGGTCGAGTACATCGGCGCGACGAAGGAGTGGGCGGACCAGGACCCGGACAACCGGGACTGGAAGTCCTGGTGGTACGACGTCGACACCCAGGTCCGCTACACGGAGTTCATGGCCAAGGACAACGTCCCGTTCCACACGGTGATGTTCCCGGCCACGGAGCTGGGCGTGCGCGAGCCGTGGAAGAAGGTCGACTACGTCAAGGCCTTCAACTGGCTGACGTACTACGGAGGCAAGTTCTCCACCTCGCAGAAGCGGGGCGTCTTCACCGACCAGGCCCTCGACATCCTGCCCGCCGACTACTGGCGCTACTTCCTGATCGCCAACGCGCCGGAGTCGGACGACTCGTCCTTCACCTGGGAGCACTTCACCGCCACGGTGAACAAGGACCTGGCCGACACCCTCGGCAACTTCGTCAACCGCGTGCTGTCCTTCTCCCGCAAGCGCTTCGGCGACGAGGTCCCGGCCGGCGGCGAGCCGGGCGAGGCGGAGGCGAAGCTCGGCGAGGAGATCGCGACGCTGCTCGCGGAGTACGAGTCGCAGATGGAGGCCCTCCAGTTCCGCAAGGCCGCGGCCGCTCTGCGCGCCCTGTGGTCGGCCGGAAACTCCTACCTGGAGGAGAAGGCCCCCTGGCTGGAGATCAAGACCGACAAGGACGGCGCGGCCCTCACCCTGCGCACCGCGATGAACCTCATCCACCTCTACGCGGTCGTCTCCGAGCCCCTGATCCCGGCCACCTCGGCGGCCATGCGCGGCGCCTTCGACCTCCCGGCCGACACCGCGACCTGGGTCACCTCGGACGAGGCCAAGGCCCTCGCCTCCGTCCCGTCCGGCACCCCCTTCACGGTCCCGCCGGTCCTGTTCGCCAAGCTGACGGACGAGGACCTGGCCACCTACAAGGAGCGCTTCGGCGGCCAGGAAGGCTGA